In one Thermodesulfovibrionales bacterium genomic region, the following are encoded:
- a CDS encoding 3'-5' exonuclease: MSTSVDEKASVLDAGYVVIDTELTGLDERKDSIVSLGALRMTGGRIELGESFYRLANPETALTSESVVIHGITPSDVVEKPSIDTVLAEFLQFCNDAIIV; encoded by the coding sequence ATGTCTACGTCGGTCGATGAAAAGGCATCGGTTCTTGATGCCGGTTATGTAGTGATCGATACGGAGCTTACCGGGCTTGATGAGAGAAAGGATTCGATCGTTTCTCTCGGTGCCCTGAGGATGACGGGGGGGAGGATAGAACTGGGAGAATCCTTTTATCGGCTTGCGAATCCCGAGACGGCTTTGACCTCTGAGAGTGTCGTAATTCACGGGATTACCCCTTCAGACGTTGTCGAAAAACCCTCGATTGATACGGTTCTTGCAGAGTTTCTTCAGTTTTGCAATGATGCCATTATCGT